The following DNA comes from Streptomyces sp. Ag109_O5-10.
GTTCGCCAGGTGCAGCTCGTGCCGGACCGCCCTGTCCGCGCCGGAGGTGCGGGTGATCGTGACGTCGTACGTCTTCTTCTGCCCGGCCTTCAGGCCGCCTTCACGGTCGTACAGGCCGGTGCCGTAGCCCGGGGTTTTCAGCGCGTAGTCGATCGCGGTGTCGACGGGCGCCTTCACCGTGTAGTCGTGCGCGGTGGCGTGGTCGCGGATGGACTCCCACGCGTCGACGATGTCGATGCGGCCCGCACCCTCCTCGTACGCCTGAACGTCCTTGATGTGGTGGGCGGTCGAGGTCAGCGCGGTGCGCAGGTCGGCGGGGGAGAGGGCGATGCCCTTCTCCTTGGCGGCGCTCAGCAACAGCGCGCTCGCGCCCGCCGCCTGCGGGGACGCCATCGAGGTGCCCTGGAGCATCGAGTAGCCGGCCGGGAGGGAGTAGCCGGCCTCGGCGACCGGGGAACCGGGCAGCCAGGTCTGGGTGGAGTTGATCGCGGCGCCGGGCGCGACCAGCGTCGGCGTGAAGCCGCCGTCCTCGCGCGGGCCGCGCGAGGAGAAGGGCAGCAGCTGGTACTTGGTCGTCACCTGGGAGCCGTAGTTGGCGGCCCAGGTGTCCTTGGAGATGGCCGCGCCGACCGAGATGACCTTGTCGGCCAGCCCCGGGTCGCCGATGGTGTTCGCACCCGGGCCGGAGTTGCCGGCCGAGATCACCAGCTGCACGCCGTAGGTGTCGATGAGCCGCGTGTACAGCTCGGCACGGGCGTTGTTGCCGTCGTTCAGCGCCGGGAGGCCGCCGATCGACATGTTGACGATGTCGACGCCGCGGTTGGCGACCAGGTCGATCATGCCCTCGGTGAGGGCGACGTTGGTGCAGCCGCCGGTCCAGGTGCAGGCCCGGGAGGAGACGATCTTCGCGCCGGGGGCGGCGCCGTTCATCTTCCCGCCGAACAGGCCGTTGGCGGCGGTGATGCCGGCGACGTGGGTGCCGTGCTCGGACTCGATGACGCCGATGTTGACGAAGTCCGCCGTCTTGCCGACCCAGTCCCCGCCGTACGGGTCCATGGGGACGTCCTTGCGGATCTGCACGACGAACGGCTGCCGCTCGACGACGTCGGTCGCCGGGTTGTCGGTGCCGAAGTAGCCGACCTGGTAACCGTCCTTGTACGGCTTCATCGGCGTGTCGTCGGAGAAGTCGTAGTTGTTGTTCAGGTCGACGGTGACCGTGCCGGCCGCCGGGTCGTAGAGCACGCCCCAGCTGTCGGTGGTGTCCCCGTCCCGGTTGGCGTCACCGGCCGCGTCGCCGCCCGCGGTGTACGACTCCTTGAAGGTGCTGATCTCGTACGACCCGGTGGGCGCCGTCCAGCTCCTGCCCCCGTAGGTGAAGGCCGGCCCGGACACGGCCGTGACCATCGGCCGCCAGGTCTGGTCGCTGTCGACGATCGGGTCGGTCGACGTCACCCAGTCGACGATCTTCCGCTCGCCGGTGGTGGTCTTCTGCAGCGCCGGGTGGCCGAGGTCCACGCCGGAGTCCAGGATGCCGATGGTGATGCCCCGGCCGTCCGCCTTCGGGTGTTCCTTGACGAAGTCGACGGCGCCCGTCTCGAAGGACGGGTTGTAGGGGTTCTCGGCGGGGGTGTTCTTGTCCGGCCCCGGGTAAGTGGTGGACTTGCCGGACTTGGTGGCCTTGCCGTCGGTCCCGTTCACCGTCGGGTCGTCGAGCTGGATCTCCTGGCGCAGGTCGATCGCGTGCACCGACGACAGCTTCGCGGCGGCGGCGATCGCCGCGTCCGCCCGCCCGGTGGGGACGGTCGCCCGGACGTAGCCGAGCTTGTCGTACGTACGGCCCACCGAGCCGCCCTTGACCGCGTCCAGCTCCTCGGCGACCTGGCCGGTCTGCCCCGGCGCGGTGGCGACCATCATCGTGACGTTCTTGGCGCCTGCGGCCTTGGCCTCGGTGAGCAGCTCGGCGTCGTCCGAACCGAGCTTGTCGTGGGCCGACTTGGTGCCGGGGTCGGCGGTGCCGGCGGACGCCGCCGCCGGGGTCGCGGCGGCGGCCAGGGGTATCGGCCCGGCGGCGGCGAGCGCGGCCACGACGCCGACGGCGACGGCTATGCGTCCCAGGCGTCTGTGGCCCGGTATCGGGTCGTGCTGGGGGCTGAGGGTCATCTGCATCCCTTGTAGGTAAAGGAACGAGCATGGAGCGTCCGGAACTTGGTCAAGTACCGGCGTGTAGGCGCACAGCTTTACCCAAGGGAACGGCCTTTTGGGAACGTTGACCGAATCGATATGAACGTATGGGGAAAACCCCCTATCTGTGCCCTGGCTGTGAGAGGAAATCCCGTTGGCCGCGGGCCGCCACCGGCCCTACCGTGCCGACGTGCGCGAGAAGCTCAGGGTGGCGGCCTACGCCGTGTGCGTCCGTGACGGTCAGATCCTGCTCGCCCGGTCACCGGCCGACGACGGCACACCCGAGTGGGTGCTGCCCGGCGGCGGCATGGAACACGGCGAGGACCCCTACGACACCGTCCGCCGCGAACTCATGGAGGAGACCGGCTACCGCATCGAGGTCACCGGCCTGCTCGGTATCGACTCGAACCGCGTCCGCTTCCCCCGCGCGGGTCTGCGGCGCCCCGCCACCGACCACCACGGCGTGCGGATCCTCTACACCGGCGAGATCGTCGGCGGCGAACTCAGGAACGAGATCGGCGGCTCGACCGACATGGCCGCCTGGCAGGACCTCGACGCCGTGCCGTCCCTCAGGCGCGTCCCGCTGATCGACGTCGCCCTGCGGCTGTGGCGGGAGCGGCCGGCCGCCGGGCGGTTCGCGGAAGAGCGGTCGTAGGCGCCGGGGACCCTCCCCTGCCCCGGCAGATGAACGCGGAGTGGCCGGACCCCGGCCGCCCGCGATCCGCTCCATGACCGGTCCCCACCTCGGCTGATCCACGTACGGTGATCGGCGCCGCACGTTGCAGCCGCGTTCACGCACAGGTCACCCCCGGTGCCAACGATCCACAGTGAGCGGGAAGTTCGCGGAAGCGATCGCCCGTGACCACTGCCGACGCGTTCGTACTCGGGGAGATCGCGCCATGTCGCGCACACGCTCTGTCGCCACCTCCGCGGCCCGCAAGGACCGCGAGGCACCGGAGATCAACCGCCGTACCGTGCTCGCCGCCGCCGGAGCCGTCTCGCTCTCCGCGGGCATCGGCTACGCACTGCGCCCCACCGACAGCGAGGCCGCCGCGGCCGCGGCCGCGGAACAGCCGGTCGCCGAGGGCCGCAAGGCCCCCGCGGCCGCCCTCGCCCCGTACACCAAGGGCACCACCCTCGCCTCCGTCGCCGCGCCCCGCAACAGCTCCGGCTACCAGCGGCTCGGCGACGGCGCCGGCTGGACGCGCGTGCTGCGCTCCGACCTGGCCGCCGCCAGGCCCGGCCGGGAGAACCGCCGTACCGCCCTCGCCGCGTTCGTGCAGTTCACCGACCTGCACCTGATGGACGTCCAGCACCCGCTGCGCCTGGAGTACGTGCGCGTCCACGACCGGCACGCCTGGCGCCCGCACGAGGCGCTCACCGTGCCCGGCGCGGTCTCGCTCGTCGAGCGGGTCAACGCGCTGCGCGGCGCCCCGGTCACCGGCTCGCCGCTGCACTTCGTGATGACGACCGGCGACAACACCGACAACAACGCCCACTCCGAACTGGAGTGGTTCATGAAGGTGATGAGCGGCGGCCGGATCACCCCCAACACCGGTGACCCCCACCACTACGAAGGCGTCCAGAACAGCGGGATGAAGCTGTACTGGCAGGCCTCCTCGACCGTCCGCGACCAGGACAAGTCGGTCGGCTTCCCGCACCTCGCGGGCTACCTGGCCGCCGCGATCCGCGAGGTGCGGAGCCCCGGCCTCAACCTGCCCTGGTACTCCACGGTCGGCAACCACGACGCCCTGCCGCTCGGCTGCTTCGGCTCGCACGCCGACCCCTACCTGGCCGAGGCCGCGGTCGCCGGCAAGAAGCTGATGTCGGTCGGCGACGCCGAGGCCAAGAAGCTCCAGGACACCATCCGCACCGCCCAGGACCCGAAGGGCAGCGGCTACCGCGACTTCCTCAAGGCACACGCCCGCTCGATGCGCTCGGTCACCGGGGACGAGAGGCGCGCCCCCTACACCCCCGCGGACTACCTCAAGGCCCACCTGGACCCGGCCTACCAGGGCCTCGGTCCGGTCGGCCACGGCTACTCCAGCGCCAACCTGGCCGCGGGCACCCAGTACTACGCCTTCCGCGTCTCCGACGACGTCATCGGCATCAGCCTGGACACGACGGACGCGGGCGGCCACTACGACGGATCGGTCGGCACGGTCCAGCTCGCCTGGCTGGAGAAGACCCTGAAGGAGAACAAGGACTCCTACGCGGTCGTCTTCAGCCACCACACCAGCAAGTCGATGACCAACACCCGTCCCGACCCGGCGCACCCGGGCGACCGCCGGCACACCGGCACCGAGCTGGTCACCCTGCTCAACCGCCACGCCAACGTGCTGGCCTGGGTGAACGGCCACATCCACCGCAACCTCATCACCCCGCACAAGGCCTCCAACGGCAACTCCTTCTGGGAGATCACCACCGCCTCGCACGTCGACCACCCGCAGCTGGCGCGGATCGTCGAGCTGGTGGACAACAAGGACGGCACGATCTCGCTCTTCACCACGCTGATCGAGTCCGCCGCCCCGCACCGCACCGACTTCGCCGACCTCTCCCAGACCGGCCTCGCCGCCCTCTACCGGGAACTCGCCTTCAACGCCCCCGGCGCCGGCAAGGCCCTCGCCGGAAACACGACGGACCGGAACACGGAGCTGGTCCTGAGGAAGGCCTGAGAAACCCTCGGCGGCGGCGTCGAGAACCCGTGGCGGGCTCCGTCCCAGAGGTGGAGGCGACCACCATGGGCCGCGCCGCCGCCGACGCGACCACCTGACCCGGGCCGCCCGTCTCGACGCCGGGCCCGACGCCGACCGCGGCACGTGACATCGTCGCGTGTCCGGGTCCTCCGCTTGCCGATTTTTTGCCGTCGGCCGCACCCGTCCGGAGGACGCGGGGGAACCGAAAGACCTCACAAAAGAGCAGGTCAGAAGGGTGTCGGCGCGGAAAGTGGAATGATGTTGACGGCAGTGGGTCCGGCGCTGATCCTGTAAACGCAGCCGACTTCGACACGAGACACTCCGTTCATCCGAATGAAACGTCCGTACCGCCTCATATCGGCTAACCCGCGGATCCCGGGGATGGCTCGATCTGGTGCAAGGCAGGTGTTCGTGTGGGCGCTCGGCTCGGACTTCGTGTGCTCTCGGTCTACGAGGGCTTTTTCTCCGGGGGGGCCCGGATCGTGCACAGTGATGTGCTGCTGGGCCTGGTGGA
Coding sequences within:
- a CDS encoding S8 family serine peptidase: MTLSPQHDPIPGHRRLGRIAVAVGVVAALAAAGPIPLAAAATPAAASAGTADPGTKSAHDKLGSDDAELLTEAKAAGAKNVTMMVATAPGQTGQVAEELDAVKGGSVGRTYDKLGYVRATVPTGRADAAIAAAAKLSSVHAIDLRQEIQLDDPTVNGTDGKATKSGKSTTYPGPDKNTPAENPYNPSFETGAVDFVKEHPKADGRGITIGILDSGVDLGHPALQKTTTGERKIVDWVTSTDPIVDSDQTWRPMVTAVSGPAFTYGGRSWTAPTGSYEISTFKESYTAGGDAAGDANRDGDTTDSWGVLYDPAAGTVTVDLNNNYDFSDDTPMKPYKDGYQVGYFGTDNPATDVVERQPFVVQIRKDVPMDPYGGDWVGKTADFVNIGVIESEHGTHVAGITAANGLFGGKMNGAAPGAKIVSSRACTWTGGCTNVALTEGMIDLVANRGVDIVNMSIGGLPALNDGNNARAELYTRLIDTYGVQLVISAGNSGPGANTIGDPGLADKVISVGAAISKDTWAANYGSQVTTKYQLLPFSSRGPREDGGFTPTLVAPGAAINSTQTWLPGSPVAEAGYSLPAGYSMLQGTSMASPQAAGASALLLSAAKEKGIALSPADLRTALTSTAHHIKDVQAYEEGAGRIDIVDAWESIRDHATAHDYTVKAPVDTAIDYALKTPGYGTGLYDREGGLKAGQKKTYDVTITRTSGADRAVRHELHLANNAGHTFKILGSDEVALPLNQPVTVKVQAKPKSSGIKSAILEVDDPRTEGVDKQILTTVVVSDPVHYAYSASGSVQRNSSTSYFVTVPEGATSLEVAMSGLADKSQTRFIAIHPYGTPVDNTGTPYCYNNYLNGNGCTPDVRSYADPQAGVWEIEVEARRTSPLLDNPYQLGVTVLGATFDPATVTVPEAKVGTPVTASWKVTNKFAALDGKLVGGPLGSSKTARPAIKEGETQTTTVTVPAGANSLDVAIGNVSDTSADLDLTVYDASGKQVAQSADGDSEEAVSIASPAAGTYTIKVVGYSVPAGSTDYDYRDVFFSAALGSVTVADSTPVKLGTGASATVTGQVTAAAVAPAGREFFGRIQLVNSRGTVAGTGSVQIEKVTP
- a CDS encoding NUDIX hydrolase, giving the protein MREKLRVAAYAVCVRDGQILLARSPADDGTPEWVLPGGGMEHGEDPYDTVRRELMEETGYRIEVTGLLGIDSNRVRFPRAGLRRPATDHHGVRILYTGEIVGGELRNEIGGSTDMAAWQDLDAVPSLRRVPLIDVALRLWRERPAAGRFAEERS
- a CDS encoding TIGR03767 family metallophosphoesterase, with the translated sequence MSRTRSVATSAARKDREAPEINRRTVLAAAGAVSLSAGIGYALRPTDSEAAAAAAAEQPVAEGRKAPAAALAPYTKGTTLASVAAPRNSSGYQRLGDGAGWTRVLRSDLAAARPGRENRRTALAAFVQFTDLHLMDVQHPLRLEYVRVHDRHAWRPHEALTVPGAVSLVERVNALRGAPVTGSPLHFVMTTGDNTDNNAHSELEWFMKVMSGGRITPNTGDPHHYEGVQNSGMKLYWQASSTVRDQDKSVGFPHLAGYLAAAIREVRSPGLNLPWYSTVGNHDALPLGCFGSHADPYLAEAAVAGKKLMSVGDAEAKKLQDTIRTAQDPKGSGYRDFLKAHARSMRSVTGDERRAPYTPADYLKAHLDPAYQGLGPVGHGYSSANLAAGTQYYAFRVSDDVIGISLDTTDAGGHYDGSVGTVQLAWLEKTLKENKDSYAVVFSHHTSKSMTNTRPDPAHPGDRRHTGTELVTLLNRHANVLAWVNGHIHRNLITPHKASNGNSFWEITTASHVDHPQLARIVELVDNKDGTISLFTTLIESAAPHRTDFADLSQTGLAALYRELAFNAPGAGKALAGNTTDRNTELVLRKA